In the genome of Candidatus Neomarinimicrobiota bacterium, one region contains:
- a CDS encoding polyprenyl synthetase family protein — translation MDTPDFTDHIDFLRKETDKALKRLPLPQNPSTLYDPITYALKGEGKRLRPILTHLVGRAFQADPEDLMNAGIAVELLHNFTLVHDDIMDADDTRHGQDSVHIKWNESTAILAGDGIIVLAQLALNRVHHQTFQAIKCFNKAALTVCEGQAMDLDFASGTKIGIMDYLNMIEKKTGSLLGCSAELGGILANQNENICSHLHTFGCELGKAFQIQDDILEIFSNPESMGKSLGSDVLTDKQTVLSLLAKKDNSAEWDKISKEAKELNIHDRLTFLRTYYEKSGIRLKASLLAETAIEEARRCLKVIPEMHKAELEQFALMILNREK, via the coding sequence TTGGACACACCTGATTTCACAGACCATATTGATTTTCTGAGAAAGGAAACTGATAAGGCTCTTAAGCGCCTGCCACTTCCTCAAAATCCATCTACGTTATATGACCCCATTACCTATGCGTTAAAAGGGGAAGGAAAAAGGCTTCGACCCATTCTTACGCATTTGGTTGGAAGAGCATTCCAAGCTGATCCTGAAGATCTCATGAATGCCGGAATTGCTGTTGAATTACTTCACAATTTTACCCTTGTCCACGATGACATTATGGATGCCGATGATACTCGACATGGGCAGGATTCAGTTCACATCAAATGGAATGAATCGACAGCTATTTTAGCTGGCGATGGAATTATCGTTTTGGCGCAACTTGCTTTGAATCGAGTTCATCATCAAACATTTCAGGCAATTAAGTGTTTTAATAAAGCAGCGCTCACAGTTTGTGAAGGGCAAGCCATGGATCTTGATTTTGCATCGGGAACTAAAATTGGAATAATGGATTATCTAAACATGATTGAAAAAAAAACTGGAAGTTTGTTGGGATGCTCTGCAGAGCTTGGAGGCATTTTGGCAAATCAAAATGAGAATATCTGTAGTCATCTACATACTTTTGGTTGTGAGTTGGGAAAAGCGTTTCAAATTCAGGATGATATTTTGGAAATATTCAGCAATCCAGAATCGATGGGAAAGAGTTTAGGAAGTGATGTGTTAACGGATAAGCAAACTGTTCTCAGTTTGCTCGCAAAAAAGGATAATTCCGCCGAGTGGGATAAAATATCAAAAGAAGCAAAAGAATTGAATATTCATGATCGATTAACGTTTCTGCGAACATATTATGAGAAGAGTGGAATTAGATTGAAAGCATCATTACTTGCGGAGACAGCTATCGAGGAAGCCCGCCGTTGTTTGAAGGTAATTCCGGAAATGCATAAAGCTGAATTAGAACAGTTTGCGTTGATGATTTTAAACAGGGAGAAGTAA